A single window of Corythoichthys intestinalis isolate RoL2023-P3 chromosome 21, ASM3026506v1, whole genome shotgun sequence DNA harbors:
- the LOC130909330 gene encoding protein kinase C and casein kinase substrate in neurons protein 3-like isoform X3, with product MASLPQEPTQDATKTSFWMPGNYVPTVRRTQQSYGACNDIVACFAERARVEKAYAQQLSQWSNRWKAIVDTRPLYGSLMTAWQSFFTSTERLAALHSSISQSLVAEEGVRVKTWQRESFPKKLFCGFRESYDTNASFSRAQKPWNQKLSKLEKARAVYHKCCQKEQNAMDKEKQANEQENLSPEKKQKVTEAREVATDAKEKARERYEKHLEDVTSYTPRYMEEMEVVFEQSQEEERKRISFLKQAFLSIHRHLDVTNNESVKEVYNELHQTLMAINEQEDLKWWKNNHGPGMLTNWPKIQEWVPPVKKLKRKKREQKGKEGRPVMIGGVKVRALYDYTGEEGDELSFKAGEEFLKVEEEDDQGWCRGVLSGGKEGFYPANYVELVE from the exons ATGGCGAGCCTTCCTCAAGAACCTACCCAAGATGCCACCAAAACCAGCTTCTGGATG CCTGGTAATTACGTCCCGACGGTACGCAGAACCCAACAGTCGTACGGGGCTTGCAACGACATCGTAGCCTGCTTCGCGGAGAGAGCCAGGGTCGAAAAAGCGTACGCCCAGCAGCTCAGCCAATGGAGCAACAGATGGAAGGCCATTGTGGATACTC GGCCGCTCTACGGCTCCCTGATGACGGCCTGGCAGAGCTTCTTCACCTCCACCGAGCGCCTGGCCGCCCTGCACTCGTCCATCTCACAGTCTCTCGTGGCCGAGGAAGGGGTCCGAGTCAAGACCTGGCAGAGGGAGAGCTTCCCTAAAAAACTCTTCTGCGGCTTCCGGGAAAGCTACGACACCAACGCTAGTTTCTCACGAGCGCAGAAACCGTGGAACCAAAAGCTGAGTAAG CTGGAGAAGGCCCGGGCCGTGTACCACAAGTGCTGTCAGAAGGAACAGAACGCCATGGACAAAGAGAAACAGGCCAACGAGCAGGAAAACTTGAGTCCGGAGAAAAAGCAGAAAGTGACGGAGGCCAGAGAGGTGGCCACGGATGCTAAAGAAAAG GCTCGGGAGCGCTACGAGAAACACCTGGAAGACGTGACTAGCTACACGCCGCGCTACATGGAGGAAATGGAGGTGGTTTTTGAGCAATCGCAGGAGGAGGAGAGGAAACGCATTAGCTTCTTAAAGCAGGCCTTTCTATCCATCCACAGACACTTGGATGTCACCAACAACGAAAG CGTAAAGGAAGTGTACAATGAACTTCACCAAACTCTGATGGCCATCAACGAGCAGGAGGACCTCAAATGGTGGAAGAACAATCATGGACCAGGCATGCTCACCAATTGGCCAAAGATACAG GAGTGGGTTCCACCTGTGAAAAAGCTGAAACGGAAGAAAAGAGAACAGAAAGGCAAAGAAGGCCGCCC AGTGATGATCGGAGGCGTGAAGGTACGAGCTCTGTACGACTACACGGGGGAGGAGGGGGATGAGCTTTCCTTCAAAGCAG
- the LOC130909330 gene encoding protein kinase C and casein kinase substrate in neurons protein 1-like isoform X2 produces the protein MASLPQEPTQDATKTSFWMPGNYVPTVRRTQQSYGACNDIVACFAERARVEKAYAQQLSQWSNRWKAIVDTRPLYGSLMTAWQSFFTSTERLAALHSSISQSLVAEEGVRVKTWQRESFPKKLFCGFRESYDTNASFSRAQKPWNQKLSKLEKARAVYHKCCQKEQNAMDKEKQANEQENLSPEKKQKVTEAREVATDAKEKARERYEKHLEDVTSYTPRYMEEMEVVFEQSQEEERKRISFLKQAFLSIHRHLDVTNNESVKEVYNELHQTLMAINEQEDLKWWKNNHGPGMLTNWPKIQEWVPPVKKLKRKKREQKGKEGRP, from the exons ATGGCGAGCCTTCCTCAAGAACCTACCCAAGATGCCACCAAAACCAGCTTCTGGATG CCTGGTAATTACGTCCCGACGGTACGCAGAACCCAACAGTCGTACGGGGCTTGCAACGACATCGTAGCCTGCTTCGCGGAGAGAGCCAGGGTCGAAAAAGCGTACGCCCAGCAGCTCAGCCAATGGAGCAACAGATGGAAGGCCATTGTGGATACTC GGCCGCTCTACGGCTCCCTGATGACGGCCTGGCAGAGCTTCTTCACCTCCACCGAGCGCCTGGCCGCCCTGCACTCGTCCATCTCACAGTCTCTCGTGGCCGAGGAAGGGGTCCGAGTCAAGACCTGGCAGAGGGAGAGCTTCCCTAAAAAACTCTTCTGCGGCTTCCGGGAAAGCTACGACACCAACGCTAGTTTCTCACGAGCGCAGAAACCGTGGAACCAAAAGCTGAGTAAG CTGGAGAAGGCCCGGGCCGTGTACCACAAGTGCTGTCAGAAGGAACAGAACGCCATGGACAAAGAGAAACAGGCCAACGAGCAGGAAAACTTGAGTCCGGAGAAAAAGCAGAAAGTGACGGAGGCCAGAGAGGTGGCCACGGATGCTAAAGAAAAG GCTCGGGAGCGCTACGAGAAACACCTGGAAGACGTGACTAGCTACACGCCGCGCTACATGGAGGAAATGGAGGTGGTTTTTGAGCAATCGCAGGAGGAGGAGAGGAAACGCATTAGCTTCTTAAAGCAGGCCTTTCTATCCATCCACAGACACTTGGATGTCACCAACAACGAAAG CGTAAAGGAAGTGTACAATGAACTTCACCAAACTCTGATGGCCATCAACGAGCAGGAGGACCTCAAATGGTGGAAGAACAATCATGGACCAGGCATGCTCACCAATTGGCCAAAGATACAG GAGTGGGTTCCACCTGTGAAAAAGCTGAAACGGAAGAAAAGAGAACAGAAAGGCAAAGAAGGCCGCCC
- the LOC130909330 gene encoding protein kinase C and casein kinase substrate in neurons protein 3-like isoform X1, whose amino-acid sequence MASLPQEPTQDATKTSFWMPGNYVPTVRRTQQSYGACNDIVACFAERARVEKAYAQQLSQWSNRWKAIVDTRPLYGSLMTAWQSFFTSTERLAALHSSISQSLVAEEGVRVKTWQRESFPKKLFCGFRESYDTNASFSRAQKPWNQKLSKLEKARAVYHKCCQKEQNAMDKEKQANEQENLSPEKKQKVTEAREVATDAKEKARERYEKHLEDVTSYTPRYMEEMEVVFEQSQEEERKRISFLKQAFLSIHRHLDVTNNESVKEVYNELHQTLMAINEQEDLKWWKNNHGPGMLTNWPKIQEWVPPVKKLKRKKREQKGKEGRPVMIGGVKVRALYDYTGEEGDELSFKAGDTEKYKDVQVVLDDMSVYRRNTSVKLAPHQMQI is encoded by the exons ATGGCGAGCCTTCCTCAAGAACCTACCCAAGATGCCACCAAAACCAGCTTCTGGATG CCTGGTAATTACGTCCCGACGGTACGCAGAACCCAACAGTCGTACGGGGCTTGCAACGACATCGTAGCCTGCTTCGCGGAGAGAGCCAGGGTCGAAAAAGCGTACGCCCAGCAGCTCAGCCAATGGAGCAACAGATGGAAGGCCATTGTGGATACTC GGCCGCTCTACGGCTCCCTGATGACGGCCTGGCAGAGCTTCTTCACCTCCACCGAGCGCCTGGCCGCCCTGCACTCGTCCATCTCACAGTCTCTCGTGGCCGAGGAAGGGGTCCGAGTCAAGACCTGGCAGAGGGAGAGCTTCCCTAAAAAACTCTTCTGCGGCTTCCGGGAAAGCTACGACACCAACGCTAGTTTCTCACGAGCGCAGAAACCGTGGAACCAAAAGCTGAGTAAG CTGGAGAAGGCCCGGGCCGTGTACCACAAGTGCTGTCAGAAGGAACAGAACGCCATGGACAAAGAGAAACAGGCCAACGAGCAGGAAAACTTGAGTCCGGAGAAAAAGCAGAAAGTGACGGAGGCCAGAGAGGTGGCCACGGATGCTAAAGAAAAG GCTCGGGAGCGCTACGAGAAACACCTGGAAGACGTGACTAGCTACACGCCGCGCTACATGGAGGAAATGGAGGTGGTTTTTGAGCAATCGCAGGAGGAGGAGAGGAAACGCATTAGCTTCTTAAAGCAGGCCTTTCTATCCATCCACAGACACTTGGATGTCACCAACAACGAAAG CGTAAAGGAAGTGTACAATGAACTTCACCAAACTCTGATGGCCATCAACGAGCAGGAGGACCTCAAATGGTGGAAGAACAATCATGGACCAGGCATGCTCACCAATTGGCCAAAGATACAG GAGTGGGTTCCACCTGTGAAAAAGCTGAAACGGAAGAAAAGAGAACAGAAAGGCAAAGAAGGCCGCCC AGTGATGATCGGAGGCGTGAAGGTACGAGCTCTGTACGACTACACGGGGGAGGAGGGGGATGAGCTTTCCTTCAAAGCAGGTGACACTGAAAAATACAAAGATGTACAAGTAGTGCTGGATGATATGAGTGTATATCGCCGAaacacctccgtgaagttggcccctcatcagatgcaaatttag